The Paraburkholderia acidisoli genome contains a region encoding:
- a CDS encoding S41 family peptidase — protein MRKNLKNIGLIAAGLATGVFATLQISAEAQQTQQTVIEPLPLDQLRLFAEVFGQIKHEYVTPVDDKKLLTAAIKGMVSSLDPHSSYLDKTDYQELQEQTKGRFAGLGIEISSEDGLIKVISPIEDTPAFRAGIRPGDLITRINDKPVRGMTLDQAVKQMRGDPGTKVTLTIFRKTDDRTFPLTITRAIIKVQSVKSKILAPGYAYIRVTSFQERTTPDLAAKLQDIARQEPNLKGLILDLRNNGGGLLQSAVGVAGAFLPADSVVVSTNGQIPDSKQVYRDNYENYRLPSFDGDPLKGEAAEFKTVPMIVLTNAYSASASEIVAGALQDQKRALIIGKTTFGKGSVQTVRPMTADTALRLTTAYYYTPSGRSIQNKGIRPDVAVDQYADGDPDDALVTREVDYSNHLANTQDPDEKKEQETREQERMDMLRQLEEQNDKKTPEQRQKDRERKPVEFGSNDDFMLQQALNKLQGKPVIESKSPMERRLAQAKPPTSASAPIAVKPSASAVPGASTPVPASAPAPAK, from the coding sequence ATGCGAAAGAACCTGAAAAACATTGGCCTGATCGCCGCTGGCCTCGCGACCGGCGTATTTGCCACCCTGCAGATTTCCGCCGAGGCGCAGCAAACCCAGCAGACCGTGATCGAGCCGCTGCCGCTCGACCAGCTGCGTCTCTTCGCCGAAGTGTTCGGTCAGATCAAGCATGAGTACGTCACGCCGGTCGACGACAAGAAGCTCCTCACCGCCGCCATCAAGGGCATGGTGTCGAGCCTCGACCCGCACTCGTCCTATCTCGACAAGACCGACTATCAAGAGCTTCAGGAGCAGACCAAGGGTCGCTTCGCGGGCCTCGGTATCGAAATTTCGTCGGAAGACGGCCTCATCAAGGTGATTTCGCCGATCGAAGACACGCCCGCGTTCCGCGCCGGCATTCGTCCGGGCGACCTCATCACGCGCATCAACGACAAGCCCGTGCGCGGCATGACGCTCGACCAGGCCGTCAAGCAGATGCGCGGCGACCCGGGCACCAAGGTCACGCTCACGATCTTCCGCAAGACCGACGACCGCACCTTCCCGCTCACGATCACGCGCGCCATCATCAAGGTGCAGAGCGTGAAGTCGAAGATCCTGGCGCCGGGCTACGCGTACATCCGCGTCACGAGCTTCCAGGAACGCACCACGCCCGACCTCGCGGCCAAGCTGCAGGACATCGCGCGTCAGGAACCGAACCTCAAGGGCCTCATTCTCGACCTGCGCAACAACGGCGGCGGTCTGCTGCAGAGCGCGGTGGGCGTGGCCGGCGCGTTCCTGCCGGCGGACTCGGTCGTCGTCTCCACGAACGGCCAGATCCCCGATTCGAAGCAGGTCTATCGCGACAACTACGAGAACTACCGCCTGCCGTCGTTCGACGGCGACCCGCTCAAGGGCGAAGCGGCCGAGTTCAAGACCGTGCCGATGATCGTGCTGACCAACGCCTACTCGGCGTCGGCGTCGGAAATCGTCGCGGGCGCGCTGCAGGACCAGAAGCGCGCGCTCATCATCGGCAAGACCACCTTCGGCAAGGGTTCGGTGCAAACGGTGCGTCCGATGACGGCCGACACCGCGCTGCGTCTGACCACGGCCTACTACTACACGCCGTCGGGCCGCTCGATCCAGAACAAGGGCATCCGTCCTGATGTCGCGGTCGACCAGTACGCCGACGGCGATCCGGACGACGCGCTCGTCACGCGCGAAGTCGACTACTCGAACCACCTGGCGAACACCCAGGATCCGGACGAGAAGAAGGAACAGGAAACGCGCGAGCAGGAACGCATGGACATGCTGCGTCAGCTCGAAGAGCAGAACGACAAGAAGACGCCGGAACAGCGCCAGAAGGATCGCGAGCGCAAGCCGGTCGAGTTCGGCTCGAACGACGACTTCATGCTCCAGCAGGCGCTCAACAAGCTGCAAGGCAAGCCCGTGATCGAATCGAAGTCGCCGATGGAACGCCGCCTCGCGCAAGCGAAGCCGCCCACCTCGGCTTCGGCGCCGATCGCCGTGAAGCCTTCGGCTTCGGCCGTGCCCGGCGCCTCCACGCCGGTGCCCGCTTCGGCTCCGGCACCCGCGAAGTAA
- the gshB gene encoding glutathione synthase, translating to MNILFIADPLERFKIYKDSTYAMMAEAAKRGHTLYACEPQHLAWTGGRVEADVRRFEIVGDTADLHRETWFKDTPDSRALTDFDAVIMRKDPPFDMEYVTSTWLLEIAERAGAKIFNKPQSIRDHSEKLAIGEFPQFVAPTLVTRSAARLRKFHEEHQDVILKPLDGMGGMGVFRVKPDGMNLGSIIEMLSEDGARSVMAQKFIPEIKNGDKRILLIGGEPVPYSLARIPQGNEVRGNLAAGGLGVAQPLTERDKEIARTLGPVLAARGLLLVGLDAIGDWLTEVNVTSPTCFREIMEQTGFDVAAMFIDALERAAA from the coding sequence ATGAACATTCTTTTCATCGCCGATCCGCTCGAGCGGTTCAAGATCTACAAGGACTCGACCTACGCGATGATGGCCGAGGCCGCGAAGCGCGGCCACACGCTCTATGCGTGCGAGCCGCAGCATCTCGCGTGGACCGGCGGCCGCGTGGAGGCGGACGTGCGGCGCTTCGAGATCGTCGGCGACACGGCGGACCTGCATCGCGAGACGTGGTTCAAGGACACGCCGGACTCCCGTGCGCTCACGGACTTCGACGCCGTGATCATGCGCAAGGACCCGCCGTTCGACATGGAATACGTGACGTCGACCTGGCTGCTCGAAATTGCCGAGCGCGCGGGCGCGAAGATCTTCAACAAGCCGCAGTCGATTCGCGATCACTCGGAAAAGCTCGCCATCGGCGAATTTCCGCAGTTCGTCGCGCCCACGCTCGTGACGCGCAGCGCCGCGCGCCTGCGCAAATTCCACGAAGAACACCAGGACGTGATCCTCAAGCCGCTCGACGGCATGGGCGGCATGGGCGTGTTCCGCGTGAAGCCCGACGGCATGAACCTCGGCTCGATCATCGAGATGCTGAGCGAGGACGGCGCGCGCAGCGTGATGGCGCAGAAGTTCATCCCCGAAATCAAGAACGGCGACAAGCGCATCCTGCTGATCGGCGGCGAGCCGGTGCCGTATTCGCTCGCGCGTATTCCGCAGGGCAACGAGGTGCGCGGCAATCTCGCGGCGGGCGGTCTGGGCGTGGCGCAACCGCTCACGGAGCGCGACAAGGAAATCGCGCGCACGCTCGGGCCGGTGCTCGCGGCGCGCGGCCTGCTGCTGGTGGGGCTCGACGCGATCGGCGACTGGCTCACCGAAGTCAACGTGACGAGCCCGACGTGCTTCCGCGAAATCATGGAGCAGACCGGCTTCGACGTGGCTGCGATGTTCATCGACGCGCTGGAGCGCGCGGCGGCCTGA
- the ptsP gene encoding phosphoenolpyruvate--protein phosphotransferase, with protein MPFTLHGIPVSRGIAIGRAYLIAPAALDVDHYLIEHPQIDGEIERFRVALAVVGQELDTLRADLAADAPSEMGAFIGVHLMILNDVMLVQETIDLIRTRRFNVEWALTEQLERLTRHFDEVEDEYLRERKADIEQVVERVLKALAGASPAVLHGGCDEMIVVAHDIAPADMLQFKGQAFQGFVTDLGGRTSHTAIVARSLGIPAAVGVQQASALIRQDDLIIVDGDHGIVIVDPAPIVLEEYTYRQSEMALERRKLQRLKFSPTQTLCGSKIQLCANIELPEDAQAALDSGATGVGLFRTEFLFMNHKDQLPEEEEQFIAYRRAAELMNGLPVTIRTIDVGADKPLDSMSGGDGYETAANPALGLRAIRWSLSEPQMFLTQLRAILRASAFGAVKILIPMLAHAQQIDQTLDLIREAKRQLDDAGLSYDPNIQVGAMIEIPAAALALPIFLRRLDFLSIGTNDLIQYALAIDRADNAVADLYDPLHPAVLHLIAHTLREAKRAGVPVSVCGEMAGDPSMTRLLLGMGLTEFSMHPSQLLVVKQEILRSQLKTLEKPVADVLAAYEPEELQAALKRVTLA; from the coding sequence GTGCCGTTCACGCTGCATGGAATTCCCGTATCACGCGGTATCGCCATCGGGCGAGCGTATCTGATCGCTCCGGCCGCGCTCGACGTCGACCACTATCTCATCGAGCATCCGCAGATCGACGGGGAAATCGAGCGCTTTCGCGTCGCGCTGGCCGTGGTCGGCCAGGAGCTCGACACGCTGCGTGCCGACCTCGCCGCCGACGCGCCCTCCGAGATGGGCGCGTTCATCGGCGTGCACCTCATGATCCTGAACGACGTGATGCTCGTGCAGGAGACCATCGACCTCATCCGCACGCGCCGCTTCAACGTGGAATGGGCGCTCACCGAGCAGCTCGAACGCCTCACGCGCCATTTCGACGAAGTCGAGGACGAATACCTGCGCGAGCGCAAAGCCGACATCGAGCAGGTGGTCGAGCGCGTGCTGAAGGCGCTCGCGGGCGCGTCGCCCGCGGTGCTGCACGGCGGCTGCGACGAGATGATCGTGGTCGCGCACGACATCGCGCCGGCCGACATGCTGCAGTTCAAGGGGCAGGCGTTTCAGGGCTTCGTCACCGACCTCGGCGGGCGCACCTCGCACACGGCGATCGTCGCGCGCAGCCTGGGCATTCCGGCGGCGGTGGGCGTGCAGCAGGCGAGCGCGCTCATTCGCCAGGACGACCTGATCATCGTCGACGGCGATCACGGCATCGTCATCGTCGATCCCGCGCCCATCGTGCTCGAGGAATACACGTACCGCCAGAGCGAGATGGCGCTCGAGCGGCGCAAGCTGCAGCGCCTCAAGTTCTCGCCCACGCAAACGCTGTGCGGCTCGAAAATCCAGCTCTGCGCGAACATCGAATTGCCCGAGGACGCGCAGGCCGCGCTCGATTCGGGCGCGACCGGCGTGGGCCTGTTCCGCACCGAGTTCCTGTTCATGAATCACAAGGACCAGTTGCCGGAGGAGGAGGAGCAGTTCATCGCCTACCGGCGCGCGGCCGAGTTGATGAACGGGCTGCCCGTGACGATCCGCACGATCGACGTGGGTGCCGACAAACCGCTCGACTCGATGAGCGGCGGCGACGGCTACGAGACGGCGGCGAACCCGGCGCTGGGTTTGCGCGCGATTCGCTGGAGCCTGTCCGAGCCGCAGATGTTCCTCACGCAGTTGCGCGCGATCCTGCGCGCCTCGGCGTTCGGCGCGGTCAAGATCCTGATTCCGATGCTCGCGCACGCGCAGCAGATCGACCAGACGCTCGACCTGATCCGCGAAGCGAAGCGCCAGCTCGACGACGCCGGGCTCAGCTACGATCCCAATATCCAGGTCGGCGCGATGATCGAGATTCCGGCCGCCGCGCTCGCGCTGCCCATCTTCCTGCGCCGGCTCGACTTCCTTTCGATCGGCACCAACGACCTGATCCAGTACGCGCTAGCGATCGATCGCGCCGACAACGCGGTCGCCGATCTCTACGATCCGCTGCACCCGGCCGTGCTGCACCTGATCGCGCATACGCTGCGCGAGGCGAAGCGCGCGGGCGTGCCGGTTTCCGTGTGCGGCGAGATGGCGGGCGACCCGAGCATGACGCGGCTGCTGCTCGGCATGGGGCTCACCGAGTTCTCGATGCATCCGAGCCAGCTGCTCGTGGTGAAGCAGGAAATCCTGCGCTCGCAGTTGAAGACGCTCGAAAAGCCCGTTGCCGATGTGCTGGCCGCCTACGAGCCCGAAGAACTTCAGGCGGCGTTGAAGCGCGTCACGCTTGCGTGA
- the gshA gene encoding glutamate--cysteine ligase, translating into MVPHLVTALNGPLLELEQRILDATPAIERWFRLEWQEHTPPFYASVDLRNAGFKLAPVDTNLFPGAFHCLPEEVLPLAVQAAMAAIEKICPDAKNLLVIPEMHTRNAFYLENVARLATIMRQAGLNVRFGTLDDSIAGPVTISLADNQKIVLEPLERSQRRLGLKNFDPCSILLNNDLSGGIPPVLENLHEQYLLPPLHAGWAVRRKSTHFSCYDDVAKKFAKMVGVDPWMINPYFSHVEGVDFEARTGEEQLATAIDAVLKKIAKKYREYGITEKPYVVIKSDAGTDGRGVMTVHDASEVAALTKRERAKMSATKDGLEVHDVIVQEGVYTFEHIGDEVAEPVVYMIDRYVVGGFYRAHGSRERDQNLNAPGMHFVPLGFEHTALPDTRAKPGAAPPNRFYMYGVVARLGLLAASVELEKTDPEAIQV; encoded by the coding sequence ATGGTCCCGCATCTGGTTACGGCGTTGAATGGCCCGCTCCTCGAGCTGGAGCAGCGCATCCTCGACGCGACGCCGGCCATCGAGCGCTGGTTCCGCCTCGAATGGCAGGAGCACACGCCGCCGTTCTACGCTTCGGTCGACCTGCGCAACGCCGGTTTCAAGCTCGCGCCGGTCGACACGAATCTCTTTCCCGGCGCATTCCATTGCCTGCCGGAAGAAGTGCTGCCGCTCGCCGTGCAGGCGGCCATGGCCGCGATCGAGAAGATCTGCCCGGACGCCAAGAATCTGCTGGTGATCCCGGAAATGCACACGCGCAACGCGTTCTATCTGGAGAACGTCGCGCGGCTCGCCACGATCATGCGTCAGGCGGGCCTGAACGTGCGCTTCGGCACGCTCGACGACAGCATCGCCGGGCCGGTCACCATTTCGCTGGCGGACAACCAGAAGATCGTGCTCGAACCGCTCGAACGCTCGCAGCGCCGCCTCGGCCTGAAGAACTTCGACCCGTGCTCGATCCTGCTGAACAACGACCTCTCGGGCGGCATTCCGCCCGTGCTCGAGAATCTGCACGAGCAATATCTGCTGCCGCCGCTGCACGCGGGCTGGGCCGTGCGCCGCAAATCCACGCACTTCTCGTGTTACGACGACGTCGCGAAGAAGTTCGCGAAGATGGTGGGCGTGGACCCGTGGATGATCAACCCGTATTTCTCGCACGTGGAAGGCGTCGATTTCGAGGCGCGCACGGGTGAGGAGCAACTGGCCACGGCGATCGACGCGGTGCTCAAGAAGATCGCGAAGAAGTATCGCGAGTACGGCATCACCGAAAAACCGTACGTGGTCATCAAGTCCGACGCGGGCACCGACGGCCGCGGCGTCATGACGGTGCACGACGCTTCCGAGGTCGCCGCACTCACGAAGCGCGAACGTGCGAAGATGTCGGCCACGAAGGACGGGCTCGAAGTCCACGACGTGATCGTGCAGGAAGGCGTCTACACCTTCGAGCATATCGGCGACGAAGTGGCGGAACCGGTCGTGTACATGATCGACCGCTACGTGGTGGGCGGCTTCTACCGCGCGCACGGCAGCCGCGAGCGCGACCAGAACCTGAACGCGCCCGGCATGCACTTCGTGCCGCTCGGTTTCGAGCACACGGCGCTGCCCGATACGCGCGCGAAGCCGGGCGCCGCGCCGCCGAACCGCTTCTACATGTACGGCGTGGTCGCGCGGCTCGGTTTGCTGGCCGCCTCGGTGGAACTGGAAAAAACCGACCCCGAGGCGATCCAGGTCTGA
- a CDS encoding PTS sugar transporter subunit IIA codes for MAGILIIAHAPLATALRECIAHIYGGCPARIGALDVLPDSDPAQVVAQANSEIERLREENGALVLTDMFGATPSNIAARLATVPDVRVLAGVNLPMLVRAVCYRATPLDTLVEKALAGASKGVQTIGPGTPPASSPADCGCAPTPCAEAAAEVANGAGACSTAAALKPA; via the coding sequence ATGGCAGGGATCTTGATCATCGCGCACGCACCGCTCGCCACCGCGTTGCGCGAGTGCATTGCACATATTTATGGCGGTTGTCCCGCGCGCATCGGCGCGCTCGACGTGCTCCCGGACAGTGACCCCGCGCAGGTGGTCGCCCAGGCGAATTCGGAGATCGAGCGGCTGCGCGAGGAAAACGGCGCGCTCGTGCTGACCGACATGTTCGGCGCGACGCCCTCGAACATTGCCGCGCGGCTCGCCACCGTGCCCGACGTGCGTGTGCTGGCGGGCGTGAACCTGCCGATGCTCGTGCGCGCCGTGTGCTACCGCGCCACGCCGCTCGACACGCTGGTCGAAAAGGCGCTGGCTGGCGCGAGCAAGGGCGTGCAGACCATCGGGCCGGGCACGCCGCCCGCGTCCTCGCCCGCCGACTGCGGTTGCGCGCCCACGCCCTGTGCGGAAGCCGCGGCCGAAGTCGCGAACGGCGCCGGCGCGTGCAGCACCGCCGCGGCGCTCAAACCGGCTTAG
- a CDS encoding HesA/MoeB/ThiF family protein, translating to MNDDQLLRYSRHILVDEIGIEAQQRFLDAHAIVVGAGGLGSPAAMYLAASGVGTLTLVDNDSVDLTNLQRQILHETAAVGRAKVESGRDALARLNPEVRVRALQTRIDAAWLDAHVPGATVVLDCTDNFATRHAINRACVQHGVPLVSGAALRFDGQISTFDFRREDSPCYACVFPEDQPFEEVACSTMGVFAPTVGIIGAMQAAEALRVIGGIGETLVGRLMMLDSLRMEWNTMRVARQPDCPVCGERHVHA from the coding sequence ATGAACGACGACCAACTCCTCCGCTATTCCCGCCATATTCTCGTCGACGAAATCGGCATCGAGGCGCAGCAGCGCTTTCTCGACGCGCACGCGATCGTCGTGGGCGCGGGCGGTCTCGGCTCGCCCGCGGCGATGTATCTCGCGGCCTCGGGCGTGGGCACGCTCACGCTCGTCGACAACGACAGCGTCGATCTCACCAATCTGCAGCGCCAAATCCTGCATGAGACGGCTGCCGTCGGCCGCGCCAAGGTCGAGTCGGGCCGCGACGCCCTCGCGCGCCTGAATCCCGAGGTGCGGGTGCGTGCGCTGCAAACGCGCATCGACGCGGCCTGGCTCGATGCGCACGTGCCCGGCGCGACCGTCGTGCTCGACTGCACCGACAACTTCGCCACGCGCCACGCGATCAATCGCGCCTGCGTGCAGCACGGCGTGCCGCTCGTCTCGGGCGCGGCGCTGCGCTTCGACGGCCAGATCAGCACGTTCGATTTCCGGCGCGAGGACTCGCCCTGCTACGCCTGCGTGTTTCCCGAAGATCAACCGTTCGAGGAAGTCGCATGCTCGACGATGGGCGTGTTCGCGCCCACGGTGGGCATCATCGGCGCGATGCAGGCGGCCGAGGCGTTGCGCGTGATCGGCGGCATCGGCGAAACGCTGGTCGGGCGGCTCATGATGCTGGACTCGCTGCGCATGGAATGGAACACGATGCGCGTGGCGCGTCAGCCCGATTGCCCCGTGTGCGGCGAGCGACACGTGCACGCCTGA
- a CDS encoding ammonium transporter — MRKLLMSLLMAGSLLASGVGAALADDASAPAAASAPATTASAPDASAAAPASAPAADTASAPAAAASAPAAAAAAAASDAAPAAPTAPFSVDSSKINSGDTAWMLTSTALVLFMTIPGLALFYGGMVRKKNVLSTLMQSFAITCVVTVIWTVIGYSLAFTPGNAFVGGFSRVFLEGMNYIKGDKATTLTVSHLATTIPESVYFVFQMTFAIITPALITGAFADRMKFSAMLVFMSLWSILIYAPIAHMVWEPTGWLASAGILDFAGGTVVHINAGVAGLVCCLVLGKRVGYGREVMAPHNLVLTLMGAAMLWVGWFGFNAGSAVAADGRAGFAMLTTQIATACAALGWMFAEWIAKGKPSVLGIASGAVAGLVAVTPASGFVGVLGAIVIGVVAGVVCFWSATWLKHKFGYDDSLDAFGVHGIGGIIGAILTGVFAVKDIGGFDGSIVLQIKGVLTTVIYSGVGSFILLKIIDMVMGLRVTEEEEREGLDVILHGERVE; from the coding sequence ATGCGCAAACTTTTGATGTCCTTGCTGATGGCCGGCTCGTTGCTGGCCAGCGGCGTCGGCGCCGCGCTGGCGGACGACGCCTCCGCACCGGCTGCGGCCTCCGCGCCCGCCACCACGGCTTCGGCCCCCGACGCCTCGGCTGCCGCACCGGCCTCGGCGCCCGCCGCCGACACGGCATCGGCTCCGGCCGCCGCCGCAAGCGCACCGGCCGCCGCCGCCGCCGCTGCCGCTTCGGACGCCGCACCCGCCGCGCCGACCGCGCCGTTCTCGGTCGACTCGTCGAAGATCAATTCGGGCGACACCGCGTGGATGCTGACCTCCACCGCGCTCGTGCTGTTCATGACGATCCCGGGCCTCGCGCTCTTCTACGGCGGCATGGTCCGCAAGAAGAACGTGCTCTCGACGCTCATGCAGAGCTTCGCGATCACCTGCGTCGTCACGGTGATCTGGACGGTGATCGGTTACTCGCTCGCGTTCACGCCGGGTAACGCGTTCGTCGGCGGCTTCTCGCGCGTGTTCCTCGAAGGCATGAACTACATCAAGGGCGACAAGGCGACCACGCTCACCGTGAGCCACCTCGCCACGACGATCCCGGAAAGCGTCTACTTCGTGTTCCAGATGACGTTCGCGATCATCACGCCGGCGCTCATTACCGGTGCGTTCGCTGACCGCATGAAGTTCTCGGCGATGCTGGTGTTCATGTCGCTGTGGTCGATCCTGATCTACGCACCGATCGCGCACATGGTCTGGGAACCGACGGGCTGGCTCGCCAGCGCTGGCATCCTCGACTTCGCGGGCGGCACGGTGGTGCACATCAACGCCGGCGTGGCCGGTCTGGTGTGCTGCCTCGTGCTCGGCAAGCGGGTTGGCTACGGCCGCGAAGTGATGGCACCGCACAACCTCGTGCTCACGCTGATGGGCGCGGCCATGCTGTGGGTGGGCTGGTTCGGCTTCAACGCGGGTTCGGCAGTGGCGGCTGACGGCCGTGCCGGTTTCGCGATGCTCACGACGCAAATCGCGACGGCCTGCGCCGCACTGGGCTGGATGTTTGCCGAATGGATCGCCAAGGGCAAGCCCTCGGTGCTCGGTATCGCCTCGGGCGCCGTGGCTGGTCTAGTCGCCGTGACGCCGGCTTCGGGCTTCGTCGGCGTGCTGGGCGCGATCGTGATTGGCGTGGTGGCGGGCGTGGTCTGCTTCTGGTCGGCCACGTGGCTCAAGCACAAGTTCGGTTACGACGACTCGCTCGACGCGTTCGGCGTGCACGGCATCGGCGGCATCATCGGCGCCATCCTGACGGGCGTGTTCGCGGTCAAGGACATCGGCGGCTTCGACGGCAGCATCGTCCTGCAGATCAAGGGCGTGCTCACGACGGTCATCTACAGCGGCGTGGGCAGCTTCATCCTGCTGAAGATCATCGACATGGTCATGGGCCTGCGCGTCACGGAAGAAGAAGAGCGCGAAGGTCTGGACGTGATCCTGCACGGCGAGCGCGTGGAGTAA
- a CDS encoding HPr family phosphocarrier protein gives MLQQETTIVNKLGLHARASAKLTQLAGNYQSEIWMSRNGRRINAKSIMGVMMLAAGIGSTVLIETEGPDEADAMSALLKLIADKFGEGQ, from the coding sequence ATGCTGCAACAAGAAACGACCATCGTGAACAAACTCGGCCTGCACGCGCGGGCGTCGGCGAAGCTGACGCAACTCGCAGGCAACTATCAGTCGGAAATCTGGATGAGCCGCAACGGCCGCCGCATCAACGCCAAGAGCATCATGGGCGTGATGATGCTCGCGGCCGGTATCGGCAGTACGGTGTTGATCGAAACCGAAGGCCCCGACGAGGCCGACGCCATGAGCGCGCTGCTCAAGCTCATCGCCGACAAGTTCGGCGAAGGCCAGTAA